The genomic stretch CAAACCTCACATTTATTGGTCTCTCAAAGGAAAATTTCAGAGCtgcaaggttttgaaattgagaCGGTTGACGATGCAGGAATTGGACCCAAAGCTGCACATGAGTTAGCTTCCATCCAAGTTGGTGGTGCACTTAATCTTAGTTACACTCTTCAAGACCATAAGAACTATTTAAGGGCCAAACGCCAACGTGAGATGGCATACGGACAAGCTGGAAGCATGCTCATGTATTTTCAAGAAAAAATTGCCGAGAACTCATCATTTCAATATGCATTGCAAATGGACCCGGAAGAACAAATAGCTAATATTTTTTGAGTTGATGCTAAAATGCTCACTGACTATGCATATTTTGGTGATGTTGTCAGTTTTGATACTACTTTTGGAACAAACAAAGAGAGCAGGCCTTTTGGAGTATTTGTTGGGTTCAACCATTTTCGAGAAACTGTGGTTTTGGTGCTGTGCTCATGTATGGTGAGACATTTGAGACTTTTAAATGGACATTTGAGACCTTCCTAAAAGCACATAATGGCAAGAAACCTAAAACAATTTATACTGATCAAGATGCTGCAATGAAAAAGGCTATTTAGGAGGTGTTTTTAGAAGCTTGGCATGGTCTGTGCACTTTCCATATTATGCAGAATGCTGTTAAGCATCTAGTTGAAGCTGATGAAGAAGAGTCGTATACACCTCAAAAAGAATGGCTGAAGACAACAAAGAAGAATATTCTCGCAGATTTTAGTGCATGTATGTATGAGTATGAAGATGAAGCAATATTTCAAGAAGCATTTAACATCTTGAGGACAAAGGCCAGCAAGCAATCTTGGTTGGATAGTGTATACAAGGTCAAAGAAAAGTGGGCTGAATGTTATATGACTAATGTATATACATTAGGGATGAGGAGTACAAAATTGAGTGGGAGTCTAAATAGTGACTTGAAGCGACATTTCAATATCATTCGATTCCTTAAGTATTTTGGGAGGGTTGTGGAATATAAAAGAAATAATGAATTGCATGCTGAATATCAATCAAGAAAAAAATTACCATGACTCAAAATGAGAACACCTATGTTACTCCAAGCTAGCAGGCTATACACACCAATTATTTTTGAAGCTTTCCAATGTGAATATGAGAGATCTATCTCATTCactgttgttgatgcaaaagctgatctgcaaacacaaagggctaatacccgattcaaacgttaaggcgtgccagccgatttgaccttactatcggcaaaggtggtaactcgaatactttggtcctgacaacagcgatgcgcccggatgtcacggccaagaggtactcacgcggaactcgagaatacgccgagcttaagtcgacgaattcctaagaactcgtaataaaaaggaaaaaaagtatgacgaagtcgtcgaaaagtagatgctagaatatgagtaaaaacttgtgtttgattggttgATAGATGTTCTTTACAAGGCccgagggtctacatttataccctgctcaaagagctacaaccagacacgactagaattcgaattccaaatttaaacagagttcgtgtacaaaacgatctaaataactaaggaaaacgtaaaaccATCCTCTCGTGACAAACTAGGACATCCCCAtaagccgatcggcaacttccaggttctccctctgtatcatcggcagactcctctttcatagccatcggcacaaacacatcatcacctatggacttggtcacgttcaaccatccttccatcggcaaccatcttcatcggcaactcaccatgtagatcaagcactgccgtcttatcttgccgacctacactttaccaatcatggacacgtgcccaaaaacggtgtcaacaactgTGTTGTGTCCAGTAGAAACATGTTcaattttatttcttttatttgaaGGAACAACCATCAACAAAGAAGAAAAGTAAGAAAAAAGGCACTGTAGCTGTGCAAAATACTGATCCTAGTACTTCTTTGCCCATAGAAGAAGTTTCTGAACCCTACATGGCCATCAATACATTCTCTCATATACTGAAGGTAATATTTCaaaccaatgcaccagctttcTAAACCATACATGGCCACAAATAAACTTTCTCTGTTGCTTTTCTGAACCTTCTATTTTGCAGGGGGCAACCACAAATGATTACATTGCTGATTTCTAATAGTATGGATATCTTTTGGTATCTGAATGTGCAACCACCAATGTGCTATCTGAATGTCTTTTGCAATCAGAAATGATAGCTGTATGACTGTCTTTTGTAATCTGAAATGAGAGCTTTGGATGTCTTCTCTTTATTTAGTCAAAACATTGCAAAAGACAATCTATACAGAATTGCTTTATATTCATCAATGTACTCTATGGAATTCAGCAAtgccttctctttttttttgtctacCTGCACAAATTGCTAAAACTTGTGTGCTTCCTATTCATTTACTGTAACGATACAATTTGCAAACACAATACATCTTCCAGCACGGCAGCAGGTGGGCGAGGTGGAAACCTTGAATAGAATTGAAGCATCATAGAAAccttcaatcattttatttaaGTTATCACCTGCAAACATATTGCCCATTTTCAGCTCTACTTATTCACCACTGTTTGAAAATTACTGCAAAATCGTTCCTGCTCCATCTTCCACCACAAGAGGCCTGGAAAACTTGAGGTATGAATCTCTGATAGCATGCATCTCATTGACCGCATCTTGTATCAGTGTCCTCTCTCTAGGATGTTTTCTCAAGCAGGATACCCCAAGAGCAATGACATGAACCAAACATTTCTCAATCATGTTTCTTGTATTGCTGTCATAGGTGCCAGTATGGAGCCACATTGTCTTATCGGCTATGTCCCAGATGTTTTCTGGAAGAGCATCCTCTGAAAACTTATGTAGATCCATTGAACATCTAAACATATCATCTGTTGGGCTCCTCCCTGTGAAAACCTCGAGCAGCAATATGCCAAGGCTATAAACATCACCAAAAGTTGTGATGGAAGAACCTTCACCATACTCTATTATTGTGCAAAAGAAAGGAAGTATTGGTTAGCATGCCATATTTAAGAAGGATTTGGaataaagaaaaaataaaaaaaacatagcATTTACCAGGAGCAACATAGCCAATGGAGCCTCTTATGCCAATTGTGCTATTGGAATTTTGCAGAATCATACTTTCACTTTCTGAAATGATTCTATATATACCAAAATCTCCAAGTTGGGCACTCATGCCTTCTGCAAGAAGAATGTTGCTTGGTTTGAGATCACAGTGGATGATTGGTGGCTGGCAGTGATTATGGAGATAGTCCAATGCATCCATGATATCAACAACGATATCGAGCCTTTGTGCGAGGCTAAGAGTATTTTTCAAAGTGGGCATGCCAGATTCTATATGGAGCCAACGATTCAAGCTACCATTTGGCATGAACTCAAAAACCAATGCCTTGAAATCCTGACCTTGTTCATTGATGCTTGAGCAGCATGTGATGATCTTCATGAGGCAGCGGTGGCGCACCCTTCTCAATGCCTCACATTCGGCTACAAAACTTTCGGTAGAGCCCGATTATTGAAGGTCAAAAACCTTCACAGCTACAACAGTTCTCTCATCTTGAAAAGCACATTTATAGACGGTCCCAAAGCTCCCTTTACCAAGCAAATTGGCTTCGGAGAATCCATTGGTTCCGTTTGATAAAGCATGATAAGAAACTCTTTCGTATTGTTCCTCAACCATTGGTGGTTCGAGTGCACCCTTCTGCCTTCGTGTTTGATTGCTGTAGATCAAGTGAAAGAGTGCAACAATAATTGCTAATAGTAAGAGTGCAAAGGAATTGATGCTGACAAATTATTGTGTGCTAGACCCAATTGTTCCAGGCCACTGGTActtcctaaggccttgtttagttccaaaaatttttggaaaaacgacactgtagtattttcgtttttatttgacaaacattgtctgatcatggagcaactaggcttaaaaaattcgtcttgtgatttacagacaaaatatgtaattagtttttattttcatctatatttaatgctccatgtatgtgccggaagattcgatgtgacggagaatcttgaaaagttttgggttttttgggtgaactaaacaaggcccaccaGGAATAGTACCAGACAACCTATTCATTGACAGGTTGAGAgtagttagaccctt from Sorghum bicolor cultivar BTx623 chromosome 3, Sorghum_bicolor_NCBIv3, whole genome shotgun sequence encodes the following:
- the LOC8073295 gene encoding probable LRR receptor-like serine/threonine-protein kinase At3g47570; this encodes MKIITCCSSINEQGQDFKALVFEFMPNGSLNRWLHIESGMPTLKNTLSLAQRLDIVVDIMDALDYLHNHCQPPIIHCDLKPSNILLAEGMSAQLGDFGIYRIISESESMILQNSNSTIGIRGSIGYVAPEYGEGSSITTFGDVYSLGILLLEVFTGRSPTDDMFRCSMDLHKFSEDALPENIWDIADKTMWLHTGTYDSNTRNMIEKCLVHVIALGVSCLRKHPRERTLIQDAVNEMHAIRDSYLKFSRPLVVEDGAGTILQ